A genomic region of Pristiophorus japonicus isolate sPriJap1 chromosome 20, sPriJap1.hap1, whole genome shotgun sequence contains the following coding sequences:
- the LOC139233133 gene encoding uncharacterized protein isoform X2, whose protein sequence is MMWKVLVPLVLVWVSPVSCNNATRLEEVDDDSGDELLLCRSCGLEVATSRDLQFVASPLALRQSNDTVIGERRVPAQLFQNLQGLRFQLLTFKRAAVHKHWPADEQFSWFPGHSWTVATCPRCHSHLGHRNHRKLQHRRRPFSPSCLCRSKKRYHPNPAFQH, encoded by the exons ATGATGTGGAAGGTGTTGGTGCCTCTGGTGCTGGTGTGGGTCTCCCCTGTGAGCTGCAACAACGCCACTCGGCTAGAGGAGGTGGACGACGACTCCGGAGATGAGCTCTTGCTCTGCAGGTCGTGCGGATTGGAGGTGGCCACCAGCCGCGACCTCCAGTTCGTGGCCAGCCCGCTGGCCTTGCGCCAGAGCAACGACACGGTGATCGGCGAGCGCCGGGtgccggcgcagctcttccagaaCCTGCAGGGGCTCCGCTTCCAGCTGCTGACTTTCAAGCGAGCCGCCGTGCACAAGCACTGGCCGGCGGACGAGCAGTTCTCCTGGTTTCCTGGGCACTCGTGGACGGTAGCAACGTGTCCCAGGTGTCACAGCCACTTAG gtcatagaaatcatagaaaattacaacaccgtaggaggccattcagcccatcgtgtctgtgccggtcgaaaaagagataCCATCCTAATCccgccttccagcactag
- the LOC139233133 gene encoding protein cereblon isoform X1, whose amino-acid sequence MMWKVLVPLVLVWVSPVSCNNATRLEEVDDDSGDELLLCRSCGLEVATSRDLQFVASPLALRQSNDTVIGERRVPAQLFQNLQGLRFQLLTFKRAAVHKHWPADEQFSWFPGHSWTVATCPRCHSHLGWSFQPNIWPQYVTDKEFEESEETFVALIIDRLLQENFAATLLMVPKSYRS is encoded by the exons ATGATGTGGAAGGTGTTGGTGCCTCTGGTGCTGGTGTGGGTCTCCCCTGTGAGCTGCAACAACGCCACTCGGCTAGAGGAGGTGGACGACGACTCCGGAGATGAGCTCTTGCTCTGCAGGTCGTGCGGATTGGAGGTGGCCACCAGCCGCGACCTCCAGTTCGTGGCCAGCCCGCTGGCCTTGCGCCAGAGCAACGACACGGTGATCGGCGAGCGCCGGGtgccggcgcagctcttccagaaCCTGCAGGGGCTCCGCTTCCAGCTGCTGACTTTCAAGCGAGCCGCCGTGCACAAGCACTGGCCGGCGGACGAGCAGTTCTCCTGGTTTCCTGGGCACTCGTGGACGGTAGCAACGTGTCCCAGGTGTCACAGCCACTTAG GGTGGTCATTTCAGCCCAACATCTGGCCTCAATATGTTACAGATAAAGAGTTTGAAGAATCAGAAGAGACGTTCGTTGCCCTGATTATAGACAGACTCCTACAAGAGAATTTTGCCGCAACACTTCTCATGGTGCCCAAGTCCTACCGGAGTTGA